One Accipiter gentilis chromosome 11, bAccGen1.1, whole genome shotgun sequence DNA window includes the following coding sequences:
- the LOC126044512 gene encoding guanylyl cyclase-activating protein 1-like has translation MGNNSSSTVDDLQAIEIHHWYKKFMTECPSGQLTEYEFKQFFGLRGLDPEASEYIEQMFRTFDMNKDGYIDFMEYVAALSLVLRGKMEQKLRWYFKLYDVDGNGCIDRHELLNIIKAIRAINGGDHETSAEEFTNRVFNKIDVNGDGELSLDEFVEGARKDKEFMEVMMKSLDLSHIVAMINNRRHSV, from the exons ATGGGGAACAATAGCAGCTCCACAGTGGATGATCTGCAGGCTATCGAGATCCACCACTGGTACAAAAAGTTCATGACGGAGTGTCCTTCTGGACAGCTGACAGAGTATGAATTTAAACAGTTCTTTGGGCTTCGAGGGCTGGATCCGGAGGCCAGTGAATACATTGAGCAGATGTTCCGCACGTTTGATATGAACAAG GATGGATATATTGACTTCATGGAGTATGTGGCTGCCCTCAGCCTTGTTCTCCGTGGGAAGATGGAGCAGAAATTGCGGTGGTATTTCAAGCTCTATGATGTAGATGGCAATGGCTGTATTGATCGACATGAATTGCTCAACATCATTAAG GCTATTCGAGCTATTAATGGTGGTGACCATGAAACTAGTGCAGAAGAGTTCACCAACCGAGTTTTCAACAAAATTGATGTGAATGGAGATG GTGAACTTTCTCTGGATGAATTTGTGGAGGGAGCAAGGAAAGACAAGGAATTCATGGAGGTGATGATGAAAAGCTTGGACCTGTCACACATTGTGGCCATGATCAACAACCGTCGGCATAGTGTATAA